A region of the Candidatus Marsarchaeota archaeon genome:
ACAATAAGAATAAATAAAAATTACACAAAGATTATTTTACCATCGCCTCAACCAGGTATAAGGGAAGAATGGACAAAACGAATAAGAACAAACATAAGTGTTAAAGCAAGATATAAAGATAGGAGCTTACCCTGTAACTTCAAGGTTGAAAATGAGGATACATGCAGCGTATACCTTAGAAAACCTCACAGCAAACAAGTGCTGCTTACACTTAAAATTCCGAATTCTGATCTAATTTTTGATAAAAAAGTGTATAAAGAAAAAGGGTGGCTTCATGTAGATTATGTTGTTGAAATAAAGAAACTATCTGAATCTAATACTGCAGATATGAGTAAGTACTTATCTTTGCTAAACGAATATCATAGCATTAATCAAATAATTAGACGAAGAGGTACAGCAATAGTTGACACACCAAACGGTATATTAGTGGCTTCTCATCACAAAACATGGTTGTTGCCAGGTGGTGGTGCTAATAAAGGAGAGAGCAGAGAAAAAGCGGCAATAAGGGAGCTTAGAGAAGAAACTGGACTAAAGGCAACCAAAGTAACATTTTTGTTTGAATATAATGAACCTGATGACGGAAGAAAAATACGTAATTTACACAAGGTCTTTCTAATTGAAGCTAAAGGAACACCAAAACCAAATCATCATGATGTACATCATCTAGCTTATTGGATGCCAGATTCAGGAATACAGTTAAGCAGAACTACCAAAACAATTGTTGATAAGTATATTAATGAAGTCAAAAAGTAAAAAGTATAAAATAGAAAATTACTACTTGCTTAAGATTTTTCTATTTAATAAACCTTTAAAGTAAGAAACATTTAACAAACCAATAATAAATGTAATAATACTAAATAGTAAAAGGGTGAATATTATAGTTAAGAGAGCTAATTGTAATAATTTGTCTAATGCAGTGATTAATAATAGCACCTCTGAAAATAGGGATAATATAGAGAATATGGATGTCAACATAAACAATATCGCAGTACTTTTAAAATTACTTCCTTCTTTCAGAATTTCTAATCCTATTAGTGGGGAGATTGTAGCTAATATTCCTGTAGCAGCAATTAAAGAAGGAGACAAAGCGGAAATATTAAGCAGTCCTAGTATGGCTGATATATAAACTAGTGTAAAACTTGAACTGAATAAATAAATAAGCAAATTAGCTGTAATTATTCTTTGTTTTTTAGAAAAATAATTGTATATGATGATTAACATTGTAATTATAGTAATTGCAAAAGGTATGTCTTCCCATAACGATTTTGAAGCAAGAGCGGAAAACTCCATTCCAACAATCACAAAGACAATTAGGAGTAGAAGTATGACTATGCAAAATATTAGCTTATAATAGTTTTTTAATATTTTATTTGATCTCATATGTAGTCCCTTTTTATTATAAACTAATTTTTAATGTTTTAAAACTAGTTTAGAAAATATAAATCACCATTAATTAAAAACAAAGATGATTGGGGCATTAATTGTACTTTGGTATTACTTACTCCACACAGAACAGGTATCAAAAACGTTACAGGATGTCCTCCATAATTCTGAACTGCGGCCTTAACAGATACGGCGATACCCAGAGACATAGAGCTATTTTGTTCCAAATTTTGTAAGTCATTGCAAAAGTAAATGTCTGTTCCTTGCTCGCAAGTAAAAGATTCAGGATAGCCACTGTTCATTGGTAAGCCAACATAAGACCATGTTGCTAACCAATTATTAATATTTGCTCCTTTTTTAAATACACTTACATTTACAATGTTTATTGAGGTAGAAGAAGGTATTTTGTTTTCTAAAATACCGAGGTTTTGATTAACATTGTTTTCGCATGCTTGTATAATACTTTGATTATAAGATACCTGAGAGTTCACGATATTTGAGTTTGTGTTTGTTGAAATAACTGAATTTATATTTGTAATAATAGAATAGTGTAGTAACAAATATACTAAAATTCCTCCTATAATAAGACCAAATATAAAGACTAGTAAACTTTTTGCCATACTATTACTTTGCATACACATCTTATAAATTTTTTGTTTATTACAATTTTAAATGGTTTTAAATTTTAATGGAGCTATATTTTAAATGGTGTTTTCTTAGCACTGTTAAGATGACAAAAACAACAGCCCCGAATCCACCAATCCATCCGAACAAATCAATTTTTATAGAACTTATTAGCAGCAAGTATGTTATAAGTGTTATACCACCAACATATAATAAGCCACTCCAAGCGGATTTAGAAGCATACACAACCCCGATTGCAATTTCAAATAGCATCATAAGAAATGAAATTTCAAAACTAGATGTCTTCAGAAACGAAAAGTTAAAGCCTTGTATATTGCTTAATGCTGAAAAAATTATAGAAAATGTTACTGCAAACAAAGGGTGAGCAAATCCCTCTTTGAAAGAATCTTTGTTACCATCCATGTATTAACTTCTTTCCGAATAAATATTTATTCATTTCCATTTTTCTGAAATTTTGATGTCCAAAATCTTTGAGTTATATATAACCCCCACTATTAATTGCTCCCATCGGGATTTGAACCCGAGTCTCAGGCTCCGGAAGCCCACATTCTGTCCAAGCTATACTATGGGAGCTTGACAGCAATCATACCACGGCAATAATTAAAGTCCTTCATGTGCAAAGAGTGCGTGCACATAGTGCATAGGCAATCCAATGCTGAAACTTATCGGAGAGACGCCGCTGCCCACAGACCTGGGCGGCTGGACATACATGGTGTTCCGCGACAGCGCCGATGGCAGGCAGCACACCATGATGGTATACAGGAAACCGAGCGACATAAAGGCGCATCCCAATGGCGTGCTAGTCAGAGTGCATTCCTCGTGCGCGACCAGCGAGCTCTTCCATGCGAACAACTGCGAATGCAGGGAGGAGCTCGACGAGGCCATGCGCAGGATAAGGAGGGAAGGCAGGGGCGTGCTCGTGTATCTCGACCAGGAAGGCGCCGGAAACGGCATAGAGGCCAAGATCAAGGCCTACGCCAAGGCGTTTAGGTGGGATGGCGGCAATGTCGTGCCTGCCAAGGACCAGAAGACCGGCGCAGACCTGAGCATCTATTCGGCTTACGAGAAGCTCGGCTACAAGAAGGAGCAGAGGTCCTACGCTGCCCCTGCTGCTATGCTGAAATACATAGGCGTGAAATCTGTAAGGCTGCTCACCAACAATCCAAGCAAGATCGAAGGGCTGGAAAAGGCAGGCATACCTACAAAGGCGGTCAACATACACATATCGCCAAAGAACAAGATCGTTGCCGAACACCTTGCCGCCAAGGCCCAGCAGCTCGGGCACAACATAAACGGCAGGCATCTGAAGGTGAAGTGACGCCCCCTCCGTCTCCCCTCGTAAATTAAGGAACCCGCCTTCGATAAAGTTATATTTTAGCGAGAATAAAACATTTAGATTTATCTAATATAATAGATATTTGAGGCTTATGGTAGAAAGAGCTAAAAAGAAAGTAGATAGTTACACTAAAAATTCCCAAATTCTCACAATATTTTTTATTTTAGCCATAATCTCGATTTCTTTAAGAATATACTCATATTCTGTATATGTTTTACAAATTATTTTCTCTTTAATATTTTTAGTGATTGCAATATGCCTATTCTACAAATTTTTAAAAGGGATTACCACTGAAAAGCTCAAATTTAGATTCAAAGTTATTTTACTAGTGTTATTATCCTCTTTTATTATAGCCGCTTCTTCAATCGGTATAAACTCATCTCAACAAGTTATAGATATTTGTGGAGATTTAGTTATTGCTAGCACCATAAGCATACTGATAGGACTAGAATTTTACAAAGACTCTAAAAACTACATTCTAAATATTAAAACAAAAGACAAAGAAAAACTCAAAGAAGAAATAGATATGGCATTTTTCCCTATTGTATATACTGTTATTGCTTTGTTTTTCATAGTTAGTGCTTTAATGTATTCAGCTTATCCAGGAGACATAATGTTAATGGATTTATCAATTATGCTTATGCTACTAGGTATATCTGCGCCAATAGAGCTACTTTATGAACGCCTACTAGTAAAAATGACTTATTTCAAAAAGATTAAAGCAAAGGTGTAAAAATAGTAACTAAAATGAAACAGTATTTAGGCTCAATCTTCGTAGCTATAGCGATTATATTATTCGTTGCATCTGACATAGTTTATACTAACTATTACCATAAAGCAGTATCAAGCGTTTCTAACTTTGGCTCATTGTTCACCGGCATATTTTGGTTCTTTATCGGTATAATAGCAGGAGCTATATTCTTTGCGATAGGGTTAATATGGGTTTATCCCAAAGGAGCTAAATGGTTAGCAGAAAGAGGTAAATGAACGTATAAGTGATTATATGGAAAAGGAAGACAAGGAACTATTAGAAAAAATAGATAAAATCGGAAATATTTTAATCGAAAATCAAAAGATTTCAATAAAAAATATCGGGGTCAACACATTTCTACTTACTACTGCTATACTTTTATCTGTTAGTTCTATTTCCATATCTATAATAAAAGGAATAACGATGTTTTATATTTATGTTTTAGTTATTATTTCCATAGCTGCTAGTGGTATAATAAGTTATTTACATTTAATCCTGCTGAATAAAAACCTAAAACAAAAAAAGAAAAATGCTAATCTTCCTCCATCAAACCCTGTATAAAATTGTAAAGAAGAGATAATTTTCTTTCAAGCATTCATCGTCTTTATATCACGCAGGAAAACCAAATAAGTGTTCAAACCTTTTTATAAGGGTTCCTTACTTGAAGTTAAACGCCCCCTCCGGGATTTGGACCCGGGTTTCAAGCTCCGCAAGCTCGCGTTCTGTCCAAGCTATACTAAGGGGGCACAGTAAAGCAATATCTGATAACTATTTATATATCAGTGTCGTTTGCTTATTAAAACCGCGCACTTATCATCGGTTTGAGCGATGTTAGCGTGTTCCACACCTATTTAACAATCTTGATACCTGCCATTGTCGCGTTTGTGATAACGCTGATCGCGACAAAGTTTATCATCGGCTACATGCGCGAGGCAGGAATAACGATAACCGACCACAACAAGGCCGACAAAAGGAAGCTGCCCAGCGGTGGCGGCATAGCAGTCGCGTTCGGCTTCACCATAGGCCTGCTTGCATATATATTCGGTAGCAGCTTCAATCTCTATTCGCCAGTGGTGCATCTGTACGAGCTGTTCGCTGTTCTTACTGCAGTGCTGCTGATAACTGTAAGCGGGTTCCTTGACGAGCTGGTGTTCAGGGGCGATGTGCAGAAGCTCACTGTCACAAAGGACAGGAAGGACACGAAGAGGGGCCTGAGGCAGTGGCAGAGGCCATTGCTCACGCTGGTAGGGGCGCTTCCATTCATGGCGATCAATGCAGGCGTGTCTACGATAGAGCTGCCGTTCATAGGCCAGGTGTCGTTCGGGCTCTTCTATCCGTTGCTGATAATACCGCTTGCCGTCATATTCGTATCAAACTCATTCAACCTGCTCGGCGGCTTCGACGGAATAGCGAGCGGCAGCGCGCTGGTCCTCAGCGGGGCCATGCTGCTCTACGGCATACTGTTCAGCAGCTACATAGGCGCGCTTCTGTCAGGCGTGCTCTTCGCCACAGTGCTCGCGTTTTTCCTCTTCAACGTCTATCCTGCGAAGATCATACCTGGCGACAGCTTTACTTTTGGCGTGGGCGCAGCCCTCCTTGGCATAATGGTGCTGGGCAACATGGAGGCTTTCGGAGTGATAATATTCCTGCCTTTCTTCGTGGAGTTCTTCCTGCATTTGCGCAAGAAGTTCAAGGTCACAGACCTGGGCAAGCTGCAGCCTGACGGCACGTTGGCGTCACAGTACGGAAAGAAGGTCTACAGCTGGACGCACCTTATCATGAACATGAAGCGCTGCAAGGAATGGGAAGTGTCGCTCTACATGTGGTTGATAGAAATAGGGTTCGTGGCACTGGCCTTCGGGCTAAAGTTCCTTAATCTCTTATAAGCCCGGCTTTTGATTGTGCTTGGTCATGGCTGAACTTTGGCCCTGATCACGTCGACTGTAGGTCGCCTGAACGGCCTGGCTTTGCGCCTTACCGCTGCGCGTTTTTTGGTCGGGTTTCCGTAAACCAGCACGCGCCCGCCATTTGTGCCTATAAGCTCTAAATCCGAGTGCCTGATGAGCGCCTTCCTGCCAGCATAATTGGCATAGAGCCTCGCCTCTCCTACCATGTCCTTGACGGTCTCCTCGATCTCCCTCTCAAGGCACGCGACCGCATTCTCGTTTATGCGCTCTGCACCTGCCTTCTTGAGGAATTCCTCGACGTCGTAGAGACTAAATCCTCTCTGTTTCAAATTACCTGCCCCCCAAAATGTGAAGATTAGCACCCAAGAGTGCAGAGTAGTTATTAAAGGTAAGGCTTTTAAATTAAGCTACGTGCCGCGGAGTAGCGGCATTCATGCAAATGCAAATCTGTCGTCGATATAATGATAAGGTTTGGGTTCCATCTTTCCATAGCTGGCGGCGTGTCCAACTCCGCGATGGAGGCATGCTCAAAGCATTACGGTGCCTTCCAGCTCTTCACCGCCAGCTCCAGGTCGTGGGAGCAGAAGCCAATAGGCAAGGGCGATGCCGAGACCTTCAGGGACTACGTCGCAGAATGCGGCACCGAGCCCTATGCGCATATACCCTACCTGTGCAATCCGGCCTCGTCCAACCTGCCTGTGCTCAGGAAAAGCAGGTCCATGCTCGTAAAGAACTTGGAGAACTGCGCCATGCTCGTAGTGAAGAGCCTGGTAATACACCTCGGCTCGCACCTCGGGAAAGGCACAGATTACGGCATAGCCATGGCTGTTGAATCCATAGGCAGCGCTCTCGACTCGGTGGGCGGCGTCGGCATACTGCTGGAGAACACGTCTGGCTACACCAACAGCATTGGCTCGAAGTTCGGCGAGATCGCCGAAATAATAGACGGCGTGGGCTCGCGGCGCCTAGGCCTCTGCCTGGATACGTGCCATGCATTCGCAGCCGGCTACGAGCTGCGCACGCCTGAAGGCATAAGCTCAATGGTAAAAGAGATTGAAAGCGGGATAGGCCTCGACAGGCTGGGCCTTGTGCACCTGAACGACGCTAAGTTCGAGAAGGGCAGCAGGCTAGACAGGCACTGGCACATAGGCAAGGGATTCATAGGAGAGAAGGGCTTCGAGGCGCTTTTCTCCAATGAAGCATTCAGGCACGGGAGCTTCGTGATGGAAACACCTATAAACGCGCAAGGCGGCGAGGCAAGCAATACAAAGGCGCTTCTCAAGATCCTTGCCAAGGTGCATCTGACTGCTAATCAGATGGCAGCAAAGATCGCGTAGAGCGCCACGGCCCCTATTGCGACAAGCGCATTGTCGTCAACGCGCGTTTCGATGCTTTCCAAGAATGCAAGCGCGAGCGCGGCCGGCAGTGCATACCACCCTATCAGCGGCACGCCAAGTGCTCCAACCACTGCGAAGAATGCGAGAGAGCCCGCAAGGCTCTTGTTCTTCGAATATGGTAGCTTTATCCTGCCGAAAAATGTGCCAGTGAGCGTAGCTGCAGCGTCGCCTAAAAACAGCGCCACGAATGCGAACTCCAAATAGCTGTTCTGGTATATGAAAGATGCGACAAGAAGCGCCCCGAACGCCAGCAGCGCTGCGCCCTTCCCATATATTACATCGGGTTTCTCCAGCCTTCCAAGCAACTTAGCCACTGGGCCGCCTTTGTAATGATTCAGGGCGGCATTCAGCATATAGAGTACCAACATGCCGGCCAGGAGCACATACCGTGCGGTCGTCTGCCCAGTAAAATAGAACAGCGCTATCACGACTACGCCGATGACTGCATGGACTATGTCCCTCCTGCGCTCAACGCGATGATCGGCCTTGCGCTTTTGCCTTTTCTCATATGCCGACGCCACAATCCATCCGGCCAGGCCGCCTATCGCAACAGCTCCGATGAAAATGTCGAAAAACCCGGCATATGTGAAGAACACGAACGCTATTACAAGTGCCGTCATGCCGAGCGTGAACTTGAAGAGGCTGCTCCTGTAGTAGCATGCGAGCAGGGCCGAGAGCGCTGCCACTGATACTCCAAGCGCATACATCGGAAGCTGCACGCCATACCCCATCTAATCCCATGTCGTATCATATGAAATATATGATCCAGGCGGCTGCGAAGAAGCCTGCCGCTATTATCAGCGGCACAAGCATCTTCATCGATGCCACCATCGAATCCAGCGCTGTGACAACCTTTTCGCGCTGGTTCGAGCCCCATACGCTGAACCTCTCCATCACGCCGTGCATGTAGAAAGGCCTTGCAGGCTCCATGCCCGCTAGCGCCTTCTCTATCGCTGCGTCTACGAACGGAGCCAGCTTCTTGAAGCTGGTAGTCCTCCCAAGCACGTTGCTGGCCACGCTGCCAAGCGAGTTCACGTAATGCGTGTCTGTAGTCAGCACCTCCGCCTCAAGCCCGTGCCTCTTGCGCACGTGCTTTATGATCTCGTCCCTGAGCTGCGGCAGCATGTTGTTGGCGTTGAACTGCAGTATGGCGTACTTGCATCTCCCTATCGAGAAAATGGCGGCATTCAGCGCTCCTGGAGCTATGTCGGTAGAGCCAGCAAGCGAGTGCATCTCCACGGCAGCTGCGCCGAACGAGAGCCCTGCCGACCTGTGCTCCACCACGAGCGACCTTGCGGCGCTGACATACTCGTCAAGCCTGCGCGACGGGAACCTTATGGTGGCAAGCTCATCCTTTGATGCAGATTCGTACCTGGAATTGTGCATGTCTATCAGCACCGGGTTCTCGAAGTGCTTCTCGAGCGTCTTCCTTATTACAGCAGCAGCCTCGGGCGTTATGTCTTCGGTTATCTTCGGCGCCCTTGTGAGCAGGGTAAGCCCTACGTTCCCGAATGCGATGGCCGTTATGTTCGAATCGCCGTACCTGCTGCGCAG
Encoded here:
- a CDS encoding NUDIX hydrolase, encoding MVKSKLGDTSSFSTKIKNFFLLWRRGFRPRIGVLYHPKTIRINKNYTKIILPSPQPGIREEWTKRIRTNISVKARYKDRSLPCNFKVENEDTCSVYLRKPHSKQVLLTLKIPNSDLIFDKKVYKEKGWLHVDYVVEIKKLSESNTADMSKYLSLLNEYHSINQIIRRRGTAIVDTPNGILVASHHKTWLLPGGGANKGESREKAAIRELREETGLKATKVTFLFEYNEPDDGRKIRNLHKVFLIEAKGTPKPNHHDVHHLAYWMPDSGIQLSRTTKTIVDKYINEVKK
- a CDS encoding GTP cyclohydrolase II, encoding MLKLIGETPLPTDLGGWTYMVFRDSADGRQHTMMVYRKPSDIKAHPNGVLVRVHSSCATSELFHANNCECREELDEAMRRIRREGRGVLVYLDQEGAGNGIEAKIKAYAKAFRWDGGNVVPAKDQKTGADLSIYSAYEKLGYKKEQRSYAAPAAMLKYIGVKSVRLLTNNPSKIEGLEKAGIPTKAVNIHISPKNKIVAEHLAAKAQQLGHNINGRHLKVK
- a CDS encoding deoxyribonuclease IV, with the protein product MIRFGFHLSIAGGVSNSAMEACSKHYGAFQLFTASSRSWEQKPIGKGDAETFRDYVAECGTEPYAHIPYLCNPASSNLPVLRKSRSMLVKNLENCAMLVVKSLVIHLGSHLGKGTDYGIAMAVESIGSALDSVGGVGILLENTSGYTNSIGSKFGEIAEIIDGVGSRRLGLCLDTCHAFAAGYELRTPEGISSMVKEIESGIGLDRLGLVHLNDAKFEKGSRLDRHWHIGKGFIGEKGFEALFSNEAFRHGSFVMETPINAQGGEASNTKALLKILAKVHLTANQMAAKIA